From Cyanobacterium sp. T60_A2020_053, a single genomic window includes:
- a CDS encoding glycosyltransferase has product MYFSVVIPTYNRLPILQKCLRALENQTYDKNIISEYEIVVVDDGSTDNTINWIETEKKNLPHVNLYQQNHGGAARARNFGIEKAKGDWIIFIDSDLVVTPTFLQSHGNSLTKAQQENKEDKIFTYGRVINTANFDNPTAETYKITDFSAAYFATGNVAIAKKWLEKAGKFDTSFRQYGWEDLELGVRLKKLGLKLIKCPEAVGYHWHPPFSLDQIPKLIDQEEQRGRMGVIFYEKHPSYEVKMMIQMTWLHKLLWGILSVGGMVNENTTKPLLRWLINHGKSQLALEIARIFLNWYNVKAVYQAYRLTRG; this is encoded by the coding sequence GTGTATTTTAGCGTTGTCATTCCTACTTATAATCGCCTACCCATTTTACAGAAATGTTTAAGGGCGCTGGAAAATCAAACCTATGATAAAAATATTATCTCAGAATATGAAATTGTTGTAGTGGATGATGGTTCTACAGATAATACCATTAACTGGATTGAGACAGAAAAAAAGAATTTACCCCATGTTAACCTATACCAGCAAAATCATGGTGGGGCGGCGCGCGCCCGTAACTTCGGCATAGAAAAAGCCAAAGGAGATTGGATTATTTTCATCGACAGTGACTTAGTGGTAACACCCACATTTTTACAATCACATGGTAACAGTTTGACGAAAGCGCAACAAGAAAACAAAGAAGATAAGATTTTTACCTATGGAAGAGTAATTAATACAGCTAACTTTGATAATCCTACCGCAGAAACATATAAAATAACTGATTTTTCCGCCGCCTATTTTGCCACAGGAAACGTTGCCATTGCTAAAAAGTGGTTAGAAAAAGCAGGAAAATTTGATACCAGTTTTCGTCAATACGGCTGGGAAGATTTAGAATTGGGCGTAAGACTGAAAAAATTAGGCTTAAAATTGATAAAATGCCCCGAAGCTGTGGGTTATCATTGGCATCCTCCCTTTAGTTTAGATCAAATCCCGAAATTAATTGATCAAGAAGAACAAAGAGGCAGAATGGGAGTAATATTTTATGAAAAGCATCCCAGCTATGAAGTTAAAATGATGATTCAAATGACTTGGCTTCATAAATTGTTGTGGGGAATTCTCTCCGTCGGGGGAATGGTAAATGAAAATACTACCAAACCCTTATTACGTTGGTTAATTAATCACGGTAAATCTCAACTGGCTTTAGAAATTGCCCGAATTTTTCTGAATTGGTATAACGTTAAGGCAGTTTATCAAGCCTATCGTTTAACTAGGGGTTGA
- the cofH gene encoding 7,8-didemethyl-8-hydroxy-5-deazariboflavin synthase subunit CofH, whose product MITTPSELFFDLSYNQLTNYLADDNLSHNLILQEKANFLRKQQVGDTVTYVINRNINFTNICEQHCSFCAFRRDENQEGAFWLQTEDILVKCADAVANQATEICMQGGLNLQAKIQGSSLKYYLQLVTTIKNNFPQLHLHAFSPQEIEFIAREDNLTFDDVIIALRDHGLGSMPGTAAEVLDDNIRKVICPEKLNSATWLEIISSAHRLGIYTTSTMLCGTIETPTQQLNHLLSIRHLQEKALEKGYPAHITEFILLPFVGEEAPKPLRQRVGRNQPDLNATLKLTAVARIVLGDVIPNHQPSWVKLGLQGALRALEWGCNDIGGTLMEEHITTMAGAKGGTCLDVATIQEAITSIQRPFRQRHTLYNG is encoded by the coding sequence ATGATTACTACTCCTAGTGAATTATTCTTTGACTTATCTTATAATCAGCTAACTAACTATTTAGCCGATGATAATTTATCCCATAATTTAATATTACAAGAAAAAGCTAATTTTTTAAGAAAACAGCAAGTGGGCGACACGGTAACTTATGTCATTAATCGCAATATTAATTTTACTAATATTTGTGAGCAACATTGTAGTTTCTGCGCCTTTCGTCGTGACGAAAATCAAGAAGGCGCTTTTTGGTTACAGACGGAAGATATATTGGTGAAGTGCGCTGATGCTGTTGCTAATCAAGCCACTGAAATTTGTATGCAAGGGGGTTTAAATCTTCAAGCCAAAATTCAAGGTAGTAGTTTAAAATATTATTTACAGTTAGTTACTACTATTAAAAATAATTTTCCGCAATTACATTTACACGCTTTTTCCCCCCAAGAAATCGAATTTATTGCCAGAGAAGATAATCTGACTTTTGATGATGTCATTATAGCATTAAGAGACCATGGTTTAGGTTCAATGCCGGGTACTGCAGCGGAGGTTTTAGATGATAATATTAGAAAAGTTATTTGCCCTGAAAAACTCAATTCTGCCACTTGGTTAGAGATTATTTCCAGCGCCCACCGCCTTGGCATTTACACTACTTCTACTATGTTATGTGGTACTATTGAAACACCAACACAACAGTTAAATCATTTGTTGAGTATTCGTCACTTACAAGAGAAAGCCTTAGAAAAAGGTTATCCAGCGCACATCACCGAGTTTATTTTATTGCCCTTTGTGGGAGAAGAAGCACCGAAACCGTTACGGCAGAGAGTCGGCAGAAATCAACCGGATTTGAATGCCACCCTGAAATTAACCGCCGTGGCGAGAATCGTTTTAGGAGATGTTATCCCTAATCACCAGCCAAGTTGGGTGAAATTGGGTTTACAGGGGGCGCTGAGGGCGCTGGAATGGGGTTGTAATGATATTGGTGGTACACTCATGGAAGAACATATTACCACCATGGCGGGCGCTAAGGGTGGTACTTGTTTAGATGTTGCCACCATCCAAGAAGCCATCACTTCTATTCAGCGCCCTTTCCGTCAACGTCACACCCTTTATAATGGATAA